A single window of Usitatibacter rugosus DNA harbors:
- a CDS encoding acyltransferase family protein translates to MKRRHDIDALRAFAFALLILYHWAMVYIQDWGYHVKSSYTTQAIEIPMLFVNRWRMDLIFLISGVATAFMMRSRAPGAFVRERAGRLMIPLLFGMAVVVPIQPYAQGVMNGLVEPGFLQFLGHYYTGYPWPKGAFDGWREGVTWNHLWYLAYLFVYTMILAMLGPRLRGDDVVNGAGTKSPLVRLRGVRLVLYPVVPLLLYTLTLQYRFPETHNLVKDWYVHAVSFTMFLYGYWLGRDEAIWTELARIRKATLGAALIVFITYILLARTLNPDNPDFFGVMAARTMRNLYIWLAICTILGWGHALLNKPFKWLPFATEAVYPWYILHQSLIVLLAYWLIPLKVGPVIEPALILVGTVAGCWALHVVVIRRSAFLRTVFGIPRRRRGSSSVQITGAPPEYSA, encoded by the coding sequence ATGAAACGACGCCACGACATCGACGCCCTGCGCGCCTTCGCCTTCGCGCTGCTGATCCTCTACCACTGGGCCATGGTCTACATCCAGGACTGGGGCTACCACGTGAAGAGCAGCTACACGACCCAGGCCATCGAGATCCCGATGCTGTTCGTGAACCGCTGGCGGATGGACCTGATCTTCCTCATCAGCGGCGTGGCCACGGCCTTCATGATGCGAAGCCGTGCCCCTGGGGCGTTCGTACGCGAGCGGGCCGGGCGCCTCATGATCCCGCTGCTCTTCGGCATGGCGGTCGTCGTGCCGATCCAGCCGTATGCCCAGGGCGTGATGAACGGGCTGGTGGAGCCGGGGTTCCTGCAGTTCCTCGGTCACTACTACACGGGATATCCGTGGCCGAAGGGCGCGTTCGATGGGTGGCGGGAGGGGGTGACGTGGAATCACCTTTGGTATCTCGCGTACTTGTTCGTGTACACGATGATCCTGGCGATGCTGGGTCCCCGCCTACGCGGGGACGACGTAGTGAATGGAGCGGGGACGAAGAGTCCGTTGGTCAGGTTGCGAGGCGTCCGGCTGGTGCTCTATCCGGTCGTTCCCCTCCTCCTCTACACGCTCACCCTGCAATACCGATTCCCGGAGACCCACAACCTCGTGAAGGATTGGTACGTGCACGCCGTGTCGTTCACGATGTTCCTCTACGGCTATTGGCTGGGGCGCGACGAGGCGATCTGGACGGAGCTCGCGCGCATCCGCAAGGCGACACTCGGCGCGGCGTTGATCGTCTTCATCACATACATCCTGCTGGCACGCACGCTGAATCCTGACAATCCCGACTTCTTCGGCGTGATGGCGGCGCGCACGATGCGAAACCTCTATATCTGGCTCGCCATCTGCACGATCCTCGGCTGGGGGCACGCGCTGCTGAACAAGCCGTTCAAGTGGCTGCCGTTCGCGACGGAGGCGGTCTATCCCTGGTACATCCTCCACCAGAGCCTCATCGTGCTGCTCGCGTACTGGCTCATTCCGCTGAAGGTCGGGCCGGTGATCGAGCCGGCGCTCATCCTCGTCGGTACCGTTGCGGGATGCTGGGCGCTGCACGTCGTCGTCATACGGCGCAGCGCCTTCCTTCGCACCGTCTTCGGGATTCCGCGCCGCCGTCGCGGTTCCTCGAGTGTGCAGATTACCGGCGCTCCCCCCGAATATTCGGCTTGA
- a CDS encoding Ig-like domain-containing protein, whose amino-acid sequence MALWLRNVVAFLACFIASQAFAAVTLLSPTPQRAKLGETFAPLQVRVTDATGSPVANAVVRYLVTVNSPLATTSEEGCFTELGTFCTTRTDAQGIASTHPLRTTSASTQPGTVYFAQGDGPYEVFAELFVDPVVPPMAVTVVSGANQRAAVGSPLPQPFVVQVLSSSGAPVVGQSVTFRYLSGASLDFNGSTNVTTTTNANGLASASARISMGIGPGMARVQFFDTNASIFLTLDIPYTSTTADGRSDLDLENMWWSGFAENGWGLSIAQRSDRLFPVLYVYDESGNPTWRVIEGGGWGSNSRYENYIAYQYKPKGSPYYAYDASRFVVGDRGPATTLRFHSEIAASLDFSPNPNVPGTQHKAISPMDFGADVPPRLPGIGGMWWGGPSQAGWGISLMEQPGGVFAVWFTYDANGDPTWFVMPTGAWENDTTYSGTLYKTHSSPWFGVAYDSSRFQITSVGTFRYRFANVNNATFEWTAEGHSGSMPLVRIEF is encoded by the coding sequence ATGGCCCTGTGGCTTCGGAATGTCGTCGCGTTCCTGGCGTGCTTCATCGCCAGCCAGGCCTTCGCGGCGGTCACGCTTCTCTCCCCGACGCCGCAGCGCGCCAAGCTGGGCGAGACGTTCGCCCCGCTCCAGGTCCGGGTGACCGACGCCACGGGCAGTCCCGTGGCGAACGCGGTGGTCCGCTACTTGGTCACGGTGAACAGTCCCCTCGCGACCACGTCCGAAGAGGGATGCTTCACCGAGCTCGGCACGTTCTGCACGACCCGTACCGATGCCCAAGGCATTGCCTCCACCCATCCCCTGAGGACCACGTCCGCGTCAACGCAACCCGGGACGGTCTACTTCGCCCAGGGGGACGGGCCCTACGAGGTTTTCGCCGAGCTCTTCGTCGATCCCGTGGTGCCGCCGATGGCCGTCACGGTGGTCTCCGGCGCGAACCAGAGGGCGGCGGTCGGCTCGCCGTTGCCGCAGCCGTTCGTGGTCCAGGTGCTCAGCTCGTCCGGCGCACCCGTCGTGGGGCAGTCGGTCACTTTCCGCTATCTCAGCGGCGCGTCGCTGGACTTCAACGGGTCGACCAACGTCACCACCACCACCAACGCGAACGGACTGGCGAGTGCCTCCGCGCGGATCTCGATGGGCATCGGGCCGGGCATGGCACGCGTGCAGTTCTTCGACACGAACGCAAGCATCTTCCTCACGCTCGACATCCCCTACACCTCGACCACGGCCGACGGCCGCAGCGACCTCGACCTCGAGAACATGTGGTGGTCCGGCTTCGCGGAGAACGGCTGGGGCCTGAGCATCGCGCAGCGCAGCGACCGCCTGTTCCCGGTGCTCTATGTGTATGACGAGAGCGGCAACCCGACGTGGCGCGTGATCGAGGGCGGCGGCTGGGGATCCAATTCCCGCTACGAGAACTACATCGCCTACCAGTACAAGCCGAAGGGCTCGCCGTACTACGCGTACGACGCCTCGCGCTTCGTCGTAGGCGATCGCGGTCCCGCCACAACGCTGCGCTTCCATTCGGAGATCGCCGCGAGCCTCGACTTCTCGCCCAATCCGAACGTTCCCGGCACGCAGCACAAGGCGATCTCCCCGATGGACTTCGGAGCGGACGTTCCGCCTCGCCTGCCCGGCATCGGCGGCATGTGGTGGGGCGGCCCGTCGCAGGCCGGCTGGGGCATCTCGCTCATGGAGCAGCCCGGCGGCGTCTTCGCGGTGTGGTTCACGTACGACGCGAACGGTGACCCGACGTGGTTCGTGATGCCAACCGGTGCGTGGGAAAACGACACGACGTACTCAGGGACGCTCTACAAGACCCACAGCTCGCCTTGGTTCGGCGTGGCTTACGACTCGTCGAGGTTCCAGATCACGTCGGTGGGCACGTTCCGGTATCGCTTCGCCAACGTGAACAACGCGACGTTCGAGTGGACGGCGGAGGGGCATTCCGGCTCGATGCCGCTCGTGCGGATCGAGTTCTAG
- a CDS encoding LytTR family DNA-binding domain-containing protein: MDRDPRDFLQRYLPRRRYFEVAFWVIFYAIGAMVNTKIAELDVKRVGLNVPPWGPAVWEWSSHMVGLALIPALIAYEARFPLHFGSFRKNLPWHVLGSVAYSVIHVVAMVSARKAFYAWQGTSYDYGNWPLELFYEYLKDFRSYIFILLIVGAYRLFMLRLQGEATLLDAPDSGPSEGSIERPERFLVKKLGKEFLLPAAEIEYVQAMGNYVNLRVRGRDYPLRSTMAAIEERVDATKFVRVHRSYIVNLDQVVEIEPTDGGDATITMKDGATVPCSRRYRDGLRRIAA; encoded by the coding sequence ATGGACCGCGACCCCCGGGATTTCCTCCAGCGCTACCTGCCGCGCCGCCGGTACTTCGAGGTCGCCTTCTGGGTGATCTTCTACGCCATCGGGGCGATGGTGAACACGAAGATCGCCGAGCTGGACGTGAAGCGCGTCGGACTGAACGTCCCGCCCTGGGGGCCCGCGGTCTGGGAGTGGAGCAGCCACATGGTGGGCCTGGCGCTCATCCCGGCTCTCATCGCCTATGAGGCACGGTTCCCGCTGCACTTCGGCTCGTTCCGCAAGAACCTGCCGTGGCACGTGCTGGGGAGCGTGGCCTATTCCGTGATCCACGTCGTCGCCATGGTGTCGGCGCGCAAGGCGTTCTACGCGTGGCAGGGCACAAGCTACGACTACGGCAACTGGCCGCTGGAGCTCTTCTACGAGTACCTGAAGGACTTCCGCAGCTACATCTTCATCCTGCTGATCGTCGGAGCGTACCGGCTCTTCATGCTGCGCCTGCAGGGCGAGGCGACGCTGCTCGATGCTCCGGACTCGGGACCTTCGGAAGGATCGATCGAAAGACCGGAGCGCTTCCTCGTGAAGAAGCTCGGCAAGGAGTTCCTGCTTCCCGCGGCGGAGATCGAGTACGTGCAGGCGATGGGCAACTACGTAAACCTGCGCGTGCGTGGGCGGGACTATCCACTGCGGTCGACCATGGCTGCGATCGAAGAGCGCGTGGACGCGACGAAGTTCGTCCGCGTACACCGAAGCTACATCGTGAATCTAGATCAAGTGGTGGAGATCGAGCCCACGGATGGTGGCGACGCGACGATCACGATGAAGGATGGGGCGACGGTGCCTTGCAGCCGGCGGTATCGGGACGGGTTGAGGCGGATCGCAGCGTAG